The following coding sequences are from one Prochlorococcus sp. MIT 1314 window:
- a CDS encoding translation initiation factor IF-2 N-terminal domain-containing protein, with translation MSINTPIFTIAKDLNVESNRILLACNKLGINAKGATKRLNKEELEKIKSYFDTGKNVSDEIVNLNNNKLKEKSISRKAEKKVKINYFTNRLIRKS, from the coding sequence ATGTCTATCAACACTCCAATTTTCACTATTGCTAAAGATCTTAATGTAGAGAGTAATAGAATATTATTAGCTTGCAACAAACTTGGAATCAATGCCAAAGGAGCTACAAAAAGATTAAATAAAGAAGAATTAGAAAAAATTAAAAGTTATTTTGATACGGGGAAAAACGTTTCAGATGAAATAGTTAATTTAAATAATAATAAATTGAAAGAAAAAAGTATTTCAAGAAAAGCTGAAAAAAAAGTTAAGATAAATTATTTTACAAA
- a CDS encoding DUF2130 domain-containing protein, with amino-acid sequence MKDIKCPSCGKTFRIDPSGFEEILLQIKDEEFNKQIKERLLLAEEDNKKALEILKRELKIQLIEQNRIKENEIQALESKLNIAEEKKINALNDLRNQATNKINLLNNELNKLKDEIKNQSLISELSLKNKVNEAVINLEKENSSLASSIEKMRLEQSINEKLIEEKFKHKISERDLTIKELREMKSRLSTKMVGETLEIHCETQFNLNRATAFKNSYFEKDNDVTLGSKGDYIFREFDNNKIEIVSIMFEMKNESENGSYKKKNEDFLRELDKDRRQKSCEYAVLVSLLEPDSELYNAGIVDVSHRFPKMYVIRPQFFLPIISLLRNASMETLKYKSQIDLMKRENFDVTNFEATLEQFKNAFGKNVTLAQDRFNDAISEIDKSITHLKKTKEALILSKKHLLSADSKSQDLTVKKLTRNNPTMKKKFDDLNNFEEEVA; translated from the coding sequence ATGAAAGATATTAAATGTCCCTCATGCGGCAAAACATTCCGAATTGATCCCAGCGGCTTTGAAGAAATACTTCTTCAAATAAAGGACGAAGAATTTAATAAACAAATAAAAGAAAGGCTTCTATTAGCTGAAGAAGATAATAAAAAAGCTTTGGAAATTTTAAAGCGAGAATTGAAAATACAGTTAATAGAGCAAAACCGCATTAAAGAAAATGAAATACAAGCTCTTGAATCTAAATTAAATATCGCTGAAGAAAAGAAAATAAATGCTTTAAATGATTTAAGAAACCAAGCAACAAATAAAATTAATTTACTGAATAATGAACTAAACAAATTAAAGGATGAAATTAAAAACCAGTCTTTAATTTCAGAATTATCTTTAAAAAATAAAGTCAATGAAGCTGTTATTAATTTAGAGAAGGAAAACTCATCTTTAGCAAGTTCCATTGAAAAAATGAGGCTTGAACAATCAATAAATGAAAAATTAATTGAAGAAAAGTTCAAGCACAAAATTAGTGAAAGAGATCTTACTATTAAGGAGCTAAGAGAAATGAAATCTAGATTATCTACAAAGATGGTAGGCGAAACATTAGAAATTCATTGCGAGACCCAATTCAATCTTAATCGCGCTACAGCATTTAAAAACTCATATTTCGAAAAAGATAATGATGTCACTTTAGGAAGTAAAGGTGACTATATTTTTAGAGAATTTGATAATAATAAAATTGAAATAGTATCCATAATGTTTGAAATGAAGAACGAAAGTGAAAATGGATCATATAAGAAAAAAAATGAAGATTTTCTAAGAGAATTAGATAAAGATAGAAGACAAAAATCATGTGAGTATGCTGTACTCGTTTCGCTTCTAGAACCAGATAGTGAATTATATAATGCAGGAATAGTAGATGTTTCTCATAGATTTCCAAAGATGTATGTTATTAGACCACAATTCTTTTTGCCAATTATTTCTCTACTAAGAAATGCATCAATGGAAACTTTAAAATACAAATCACAAATAGACTTAATGAAACGCGAGAATTTCGATGTAACTAATTTTGAAGCTACTCTTGAGCAATTTAAGAATGCATTTGGTAAAAATGTAACACTAGCCCAAGATAGATTTAATGATGCAATTTCAGAAATTGACAAATCAATAACCCATTTAAAAAAAACCAAGGAAGCTTTGATTCTATCAAAAAAGCATCTTTTATCAGCTGACAGTAAATCTCAAGATTTAACAGTAAAGAAATTAACTAGAAATAACCCAACCATGAAAAAAAAGTTTGATGATTTAAATAATTTTGAAGAGGAAGTAGCTTAA